The following proteins are encoded in a genomic region of Vibrio spartinae:
- a CDS encoding ABC transporter ATP-binding protein: MTPLLEVRQLSVWLGEHCVVGPVSLTLAHGESLTILGETGAGKSLLLKAIIGALPASFTSRGEIWWSGQALHTMSADERENLWGRVFSILPQEPSLALDPLMPLSRQAEEVPTLLRNYGAQASRAQTSRLFDSVGLRGHEPKYPVQLSGGMAQRGAYVCAVSGGGEILIADEPTKGLDDHNRERLVTMLQQYRQQGALLTVTHDIEVAEQLGGTIIVIQQGDVVEQGDAGAVLAQPQHAYTRQLIKAHPRHWAMLNHHQPGEVLLRVHQLTMAVENRVLFDNLSFELRAGEVLGIRGPSGCGKSTLCQAVLGLRAPLAGEIEYLQPLGVGQKLKLYQDPPSAFASHVSLGTLVDDICRRYQIADDVPQALMKRLHLDPKLLQQSASQVSGGELQRFAILRVLLLKPKLLIADEPTTRLDPSTAQATLTLILEATREIHCALLLVSHEHNLLHKVCHRVIELSAEAAVTGEEDVMADQRLTASG, encoded by the coding sequence ATGACACCATTACTTGAAGTGCGGCAACTGTCCGTCTGGTTGGGAGAGCACTGTGTCGTCGGGCCGGTCTCGCTGACGCTGGCGCATGGCGAGTCGTTGACCATTCTCGGCGAAACCGGAGCCGGTAAGAGTTTGCTGCTGAAAGCGATTATCGGGGCATTACCGGCGTCATTTACCAGCCGCGGGGAAATCTGGTGGTCAGGACAGGCACTGCATACCATGTCGGCTGATGAACGGGAAAACTTATGGGGGCGGGTCTTCTCAATTCTGCCTCAGGAGCCTTCACTAGCGCTCGATCCATTGATGCCGCTGTCTCGTCAGGCGGAGGAAGTGCCGACACTGTTACGCAACTATGGTGCGCAAGCAAGCCGGGCACAGACATCACGATTGTTTGATTCTGTCGGACTGCGCGGCCATGAGCCGAAATATCCGGTTCAGTTGTCCGGTGGGATGGCGCAGCGTGGCGCTTATGTTTGTGCTGTTAGCGGTGGTGGCGAAATCCTGATTGCTGACGAGCCGACCAAAGGGCTTGATGATCATAACCGTGAACGTCTGGTGACAATGCTACAGCAGTATCGTCAGCAAGGGGCGTTGCTGACCGTCACCCATGATATCGAAGTCGCGGAACAACTCGGTGGTACCATCATTGTGATTCAGCAGGGCGATGTAGTCGAACAGGGGGATGCCGGCGCAGTCCTTGCGCAGCCACAACATGCGTATACGCGCCAGTTGATTAAAGCACACCCGCGTCACTGGGCAATGCTTAATCATCATCAGCCCGGTGAGGTGTTATTGCGGGTCCATCAGCTAACCATGGCGGTTGAGAATCGGGTTCTGTTTGACAATTTGTCTTTTGAACTCCGCGCCGGAGAAGTGTTGGGGATCCGCGGACCAAGCGGATGCGGTAAATCGACCTTGTGTCAGGCGGTTCTTGGTTTACGGGCACCACTGGCGGGGGAGATTGAATATCTGCAACCGCTGGGCGTCGGGCAAAAGCTCAAACTCTATCAGGATCCACCGAGTGCATTTGCTTCACATGTCAGTTTAGGCACTTTGGTTGATGATATTTGCCGTCGCTATCAGATTGCTGATGATGTGCCGCAAGCGTTGATGAAGCGGCTCCATTTGGACCCGAAACTATTGCAGCAATCAGCCAGTCAGGTCTCCGGTGGGGAATTACAACGGTTTGCGATCTTGCGGGTATTGCTGTTGAAACCCAAATTACTCATCGCGGATGAACCGACCACTCGGTTAGATCCATCCACGGCTCAGGCAACCCTGACGCTGATCTTAGAAGCAACCCGGGAGATTCATTGCGCGCTGTTACTGGTCAGTCATGAACACAATTTATTGCATAAAGTGTGTCATCGGGTCATTGAGTTGTCGGCGGAAGCGGCGGTCACCGGTGAAGAGGATGTCATGGCCGATCAACGTCTCACTGCCTCTGGCTAA
- a CDS encoding isochorismate synthase → MSYFYQAVNQLIHQIHQASPQVSRCRQELDFPPHFTLPDWLAAQTLFPQFYWQDRDCQEEVVALGACVTFADPAPAYHVITDSQRIWGGRSFDGGTTKNPHCKEAFFFLPQIELIREGHAWFLCANLTQARDTTIEALRQLQHEIPTLPPMATEVLSVDHAPQRPQWCQLVEQALSAMMQQQFDKVVLARQSTFQLTQSIQAAQLLKESRRHNDQSFHFLLAIDPRHSFVGSTPERLYQRHGEALFTEALAGTIGRSDDLQQDQALSDWLLHDDKNMTENQYVVDDIVDRLAPLARSVEVGAETALVKLRRVQHLKRHIAAVLKPTINGVQLLGALQPTAAVAGLPRQAAKTFIERYEPFPRGWYAGSIGYISHQRAEFCVAIRSALVMDKQVKLFAGAGIVSGSVAEHEWLELDRKMSTLLSLITEISPEEVVS, encoded by the coding sequence TTGTCTTATTTTTACCAAGCAGTAAACCAACTCATTCACCAAATTCATCAGGCTTCCCCACAGGTAAGCCGATGCCGACAGGAACTTGATTTTCCTCCTCATTTTACGCTGCCTGACTGGCTTGCCGCGCAAACTTTATTCCCCCAATTTTATTGGCAAGATCGGGATTGTCAGGAAGAAGTGGTTGCGTTGGGGGCGTGTGTTACGTTTGCAGATCCCGCACCTGCCTATCACGTGATCACCGACTCTCAGCGTATTTGGGGCGGACGTTCCTTTGATGGTGGGACAACTAAAAATCCGCACTGTAAAGAAGCATTTTTCTTTCTGCCGCAAATCGAGTTAATTCGCGAAGGGCATGCATGGTTTTTATGTGCCAATTTGACTCAAGCGCGTGACACGACAATTGAGGCGTTACGACAACTTCAGCATGAGATTCCGACTTTACCGCCAATGGCAACTGAAGTGCTTTCGGTTGATCACGCGCCTCAGCGTCCTCAATGGTGCCAGTTAGTTGAGCAGGCGCTGTCTGCGATGATGCAGCAGCAGTTTGATAAAGTCGTCTTAGCGCGTCAGTCTACGTTTCAACTGACGCAGTCGATTCAGGCGGCACAGTTGTTAAAAGAAAGCCGGCGTCACAATGATCAGAGCTTCCATTTCTTGCTGGCGATTGACCCGCGGCATAGTTTTGTCGGCTCGACACCGGAGCGTCTTTATCAACGCCACGGGGAAGCGCTATTTACTGAAGCGCTCGCTGGCACCATCGGCAGAAGCGATGATCTCCAACAGGATCAGGCGTTATCCGATTGGTTGCTCCATGATGATAAGAACATGACGGAAAACCAGTATGTCGTGGATGACATTGTGGACCGTTTAGCTCCTTTGGCACGCTCTGTTGAGGTCGGTGCTGAAACAGCATTGGTGAAACTGCGTCGCGTGCAACATCTGAAACGCCATATTGCGGCGGTGCTCAAGCCGACCATCAATGGCGTCCAGTTACTGGGTGCATTACAGCCGACCGCAGCCGTCGCGGGTCTGCCAAGACAAGCCGCGAAAACATTTATTGAACGTTATGAGCCTTTCCCCAGAGGGTGGTATGCCGGTTCGATCGGGTATATCAGCCATCAACGTGCTGAATTCTGTGTTGCCATCCGCAGTGCGCTGGTCATGGATAAACAGGTCAAACTCTTTGCCGGGGCGGGGATTGTGAGCGGTTCGGTTGCTGAACATGAATGGTTAGAGTTGGATCGCAAGATGTCAACTTTACTCAGCCTGATTACAGAGATCTCTCCGGAGGAAGTGGTATCGTGA
- a CDS encoding ABC transporter permease — MINLLLRRFCQLIFVGWSVGTVTFVMMKFLPGDMAFRIAAARYGHDYVNLASAQRVAADLGLNRPVWEQYVSWMWDLAHFNLGQSMVSGESVTEKIMHHLGYSLWLAVVALGLSLLIAFPIGIYCARHAGQWHDRVTLLISSFMRAQPVFLIGLVLILCFALKLDLLPVAGFGRFEHVLLPALALALSLAAMSNRMIRNTAKRIFDAPFYHFARLKGLSESQTYVHHGQRNITLPLLAFIGVQAVGLVEGIVMIESLFSWPGIGHALSHAIFGRDIPVIQGAALMMGLLFVVINTGVDLVQYHFDPRYRRSVAGGMA; from the coding sequence ATGATTAACCTATTACTGAGACGTTTCTGTCAGTTGATATTTGTCGGCTGGTCAGTCGGCACAGTGACGTTTGTGATGATGAAATTTTTGCCCGGAGATATGGCGTTTCGTATTGCTGCCGCCCGGTATGGCCATGATTATGTGAATTTAGCATCTGCCCAGCGTGTGGCGGCAGATCTGGGTCTGAATCGTCCGGTGTGGGAACAGTACGTCAGCTGGATGTGGGATTTAGCCCATTTTAATTTGGGACAATCGATGGTCAGCGGTGAGTCGGTGACCGAGAAAATTATGCACCATTTGGGTTATTCATTGTGGCTGGCCGTGGTTGCGCTGGGATTGTCGCTGTTGATTGCGTTTCCTATCGGTATCTACTGCGCGCGTCATGCCGGACAGTGGCATGACCGGGTCACGTTACTGATTTCAAGTTTCATGCGGGCGCAGCCGGTATTTTTGATCGGGTTGGTGCTGATCTTATGCTTCGCGTTGAAACTTGATTTGTTACCTGTGGCAGGTTTTGGTCGTTTTGAACATGTGTTACTGCCTGCTTTGGCACTGGCTTTGTCTCTGGCTGCCATGTCGAACCGGATGATTCGCAATACAGCGAAGCGAATTTTTGACGCGCCGTTTTACCATTTTGCACGGTTAAAAGGCCTGAGTGAGTCGCAGACTTATGTACATCATGGTCAGCGTAATATTACGTTACCACTGCTGGCATTTATCGGTGTGCAGGCCGTCGGGCTGGTGGAAGGGATTGTGATGATTGAATCCCTGTTCTCTTGGCCGGGCATTGGTCATGCGCTGTCTCATGCCATCTTCGGCCGGGATATTCCGGTGATTCAGGGAGCGGCATTGATGATGGGATTACTTTTTGTCGTGATTAATACCGGGGTGGATCTGGTTCAGTATCACTTTGATCCGCGCTATCGTCGCTCCGTTGCCGGAGGGATGGCATGA
- the menC gene encoding o-succinylbenzoate synthase, translating to MRSAKLYRYRLPMDSGVILRNEKLLEREGFIVEIHEQNQVGRGEIAPLIGFSRESSTEAGVQLQEQLARWCRGEVIDYSSLYPSVAFGLSAAEAELSGELPQAGHYFAAPLCIGDPDELIERLQELPKKVAKVKVGWYEPIRDGLVVNLLLESIPDLSLRLDVNRGWTPEKAAKFASKISHSYRQRIAYIEEPCAAPSDSIAFAINTGIAIAWDETLQESLHAPDFNLEDLTGVKALIIKPTLIGSIERCRHLVEKARTLGMQPVISSSIESSFGLCQLARLSRWLIPDEVPGLDTIGLFQQQLAVAWPGCDLPVVALENQELIWTS from the coding sequence ATGCGTAGTGCAAAACTGTACCGCTATCGATTACCGATGGATAGCGGTGTGATTCTTCGTAACGAGAAGCTTCTGGAACGAGAAGGCTTCATCGTCGAAATTCATGAGCAGAATCAGGTAGGCCGGGGGGAAATCGCGCCATTAATTGGATTCAGCCGGGAATCTTCCACGGAAGCGGGGGTTCAGCTTCAAGAACAATTGGCTCGCTGGTGTCGCGGTGAGGTGATTGATTATTCGTCGTTATATCCATCCGTGGCGTTTGGTTTGTCTGCCGCAGAGGCTGAGTTATCCGGTGAACTGCCACAAGCCGGTCATTATTTTGCGGCGCCCTTATGTATCGGTGACCCGGATGAATTGATCGAGCGTCTTCAGGAATTGCCCAAAAAAGTCGCCAAAGTTAAAGTGGGTTGGTATGAGCCGATCCGTGACGGACTGGTTGTGAATCTGTTGCTGGAAAGCATTCCTGATTTATCACTGCGCTTGGATGTCAACCGCGGCTGGACACCGGAGAAGGCGGCCAAGTTCGCCAGTAAAATTTCACATTCTTATCGGCAGCGAATTGCCTATATCGAAGAACCCTGTGCTGCGCCGAGCGATAGCATTGCGTTTGCGATTAATACCGGTATTGCGATTGCGTGGGATGAAACCTTACAGGAATCATTACATGCTCCCGATTTCAATCTGGAAGATTTGACCGGTGTCAAAGCACTGATCATCAAACCGACACTGATCGGTTCGATTGAACGCTGTCGTCACTTGGTCGAAAAAGCCAGAACTCTGGGAATGCAACCGGTAATCAGTTCCAGCATTGAGTCGAGCTTCGGTTTGTGTCAATTGGCACGACTGTCACGCTGGTTGATACCGGATGAGGTGCCGGGACTGGATACCATCGGTCTGTTTCAGCAACAGTTGGCCGTTGCGTGGCCGGGATGTGACTTACCCGTTGTTGCGTTAGAAAATCAGGAACTGATCTGGACGTCTTGA
- the menH gene encoding 2-succinyl-6-hydroxy-2,4-cyclohexadiene-1-carboxylate synthase: MSVLYSVYSPESVYTPKSVYTPAETALHQDRPVLVFLHGLLGSRDDWSETLTHLRDFPCLTIDLCGHGHSREQHCTDFDDCCAQIARTIASRLPPAQPLVLIGYSLGGRLAMYGAVYGAWSALNVTTLVIEGGNFGLHDESARQARWQQDQVWANRFASEPIADVLISWYQQPVFSSLNDEQRQDLITRRSDNLGTSIAAMMRATSLALQPDLLPALKTQPIPVQYICGERDQKFRQLAQSSGLPIQIVLQAGHNVHQERPEAFAQCLRKQLAHQR; encoded by the coding sequence ATGTCTGTACTTTATAGTGTTTATAGCCCAGAGAGTGTTTATACCCCAAAGAGTGTTTATACCCCAGCGGAGACGGCTCTTCATCAGGATCGACCAGTGCTGGTTTTTTTACATGGTTTACTGGGCAGCCGTGACGACTGGTCGGAAACGCTGACTCATTTACGCGACTTCCCTTGTTTAACCATCGATTTGTGTGGGCATGGACACAGCCGTGAGCAACACTGTACCGATTTTGACGACTGCTGTGCGCAGATCGCCCGGACGATTGCGAGCCGTTTGCCACCAGCGCAGCCGCTGGTGCTGATTGGCTATTCGCTGGGAGGGCGATTAGCCATGTATGGTGCCGTTTACGGGGCTTGGTCGGCCTTGAATGTGACCACGTTGGTGATTGAAGGGGGCAACTTCGGACTGCATGATGAGTCCGCCCGTCAGGCTCGCTGGCAACAGGATCAGGTCTGGGCGAATCGCTTTGCATCTGAGCCGATTGCTGATGTTTTAATCAGTTGGTATCAGCAGCCGGTATTTTCTTCACTCAACGATGAGCAAAGACAAGATTTGATTACCCGACGGAGTGATAATCTTGGTACTAGCATCGCCGCGATGATGCGTGCGACCTCGTTGGCTTTGCAGCCGGATTTGCTACCGGCATTGAAAACACAGCCGATCCCCGTTCAGTATATCTGTGGGGAGCGCGATCAAAAATTCCGCCAACTCGCTCAATCCAGCGGGTTGCCAATACAGATTGTTTTGCAGGCAGGACATAATGTCCATCAGGAGCGACCCGAGGCGTTTGCCCAGTGTCTTCGAAAACAACTCGCTCATCAGAGATGA
- a CDS encoding pyridoxal phosphate-dependent aminotransferase: MQNIGMSSKLDNVCYDIRGPVLKHAKRMEEEGHKILKLNIGNPAPFGFDAPDEILVDVIRNLPTSQGYCDSKGIYSARKAVVQHYQKKGLRALDIEDVYIGNGASELIVMSMQALLNNGDEMLVPAPDYPLWTASISLSGGKAVHYLCDEESDWYPDLEDIKKKITPNTRGIVLINPNNPTGAVYSRDFLLEFIEIARQHKLIIFADEIYDKILYDGATHTPISTLADDVLMATFNGLSKAYRVCGFRGGWMFLTGPKHLAAGYVSGLDILASMRLCANVPMQHAIQTALGGYQSINELILPGGRLLEQRDRAWEMINQIPGVSCVKPKGAMYLFPKIDTKMYNIHDDQKMVLDFLIQEKVLLVQGSGFNWPKPDHFRIVTLPHVEDLEIAISRFELFLSTYRQ, encoded by the coding sequence ATGCAAAATATTGGGATGTCATCAAAACTTGATAATGTCTGCTACGACATTCGGGGTCCGGTACTCAAACATGCTAAACGGATGGAGGAAGAGGGACATAAAATCCTAAAACTCAATATCGGCAATCCGGCACCTTTTGGGTTTGATGCCCCTGATGAAATCCTTGTTGATGTGATCCGTAACCTGCCAACATCGCAAGGTTATTGTGACTCCAAAGGGATCTATTCTGCCCGAAAAGCCGTGGTTCAGCACTATCAGAAAAAAGGATTACGCGCTCTCGATATCGAAGATGTGTATATCGGTAACGGTGCTTCTGAGCTGATCGTCATGTCAATGCAAGCGCTGTTGAACAATGGCGATGAGATGTTGGTACCGGCACCGGATTACCCGCTTTGGACGGCCTCGATCTCACTCTCCGGCGGGAAAGCAGTGCATTATCTGTGCGATGAAGAATCAGACTGGTATCCCGATCTGGAAGACATCAAAAAGAAAATCACCCCGAACACTCGCGGTATTGTACTGATCAACCCGAATAATCCGACAGGCGCTGTTTACAGTCGTGATTTTCTGTTGGAATTTATCGAAATCGCCCGCCAGCATAAATTGATTATCTTTGCAGATGAGATTTACGACAAGATTTTATACGACGGTGCAACCCATACGCCAATCTCAACGCTCGCCGATGATGTACTCATGGCCACATTCAATGGGCTGTCAAAAGCTTATCGGGTGTGTGGATTCAGAGGGGGCTGGATGTTCCTGACCGGCCCGAAACATCTCGCTGCGGGTTACGTTTCCGGGCTGGATATACTGGCGTCGATGCGGTTGTGTGCCAATGTGCCGATGCAACATGCGATTCAGACCGCACTGGGCGGTTATCAGAGTATCAATGAACTCATTTTGCCCGGTGGGCGATTATTAGAACAGCGTGATCGCGCGTGGGAGATGATCAATCAGATTCCGGGGGTCTCCTGCGTCAAACCCAAAGGGGCGATGTATTTATTCCCGAAAATTGATACCAAGATGTACAACATTCATGACGACCAGAAAATGGTGCTCGATTTTCTGATTCAGGAAAAAGTTCTGCTGGTTCAGGGAAGCGGCTTCAATTGGCCGAAACCCGACCATTTCCGTATCGTCACACTACCGCATGTTGAAGATCTGGAAATTGCTATCAGTCGTTTCGAGCTGTTCCTTTCGACTTACCGACAGTAA
- the menD gene encoding 2-succinyl-5-enolpyruvyl-6-hydroxy-3-cyclohexene-1-carboxylic-acid synthase, with protein MKSQQAVMNRVWSRLILEELSRLGVRDVCVAPGSRSTPLTLEADAHRGLRLHRHFDERGLGYLALGLAKASHHPVAVIVTSGTAVANLLPCVVEANLTGEKLVLLTADRPVDLIDCGANQAIEQPGIFAAHVVQAVNLPSPTTAIAPNWLLTTLDQALSVQARRGGPVHINCPFPEPLYIPEQDEVIDDAVYLAGVLPWLATREPYIIKQSEPPLSLQSEPSLYRQRGVVIIGSLTLVEAEQAKAFAQQLGWPVFCDPQSGVSSDWAYFDIWLHHSSARQILSECDVIIQFGGQLVSKRLNQWLQQHVMQHGSRYLLVSPDEKRNNPSHLPQQQIVTQIETWVDAQVAQAQTVGSSAGWADELLPLIGRIPAVIQQVAESTAFISELDVGQSVATLAPAADLFFGNSLMVRLVDMFGKVAHQNVYSNRGASGIDGLVATAAGVQRARQQPMLLLLGDTSLLYDLNSLALLTNTPQPFVIVVTNNDGGAIFDLLPVPQRQKTDLYQMPHGYDFQHAAAQFGLHYANPDRVSTLTDCVAQHFEHGKHGLIVELTVPAGQAAQHIQQVIQHVCTL; from the coding sequence GTGAAATCTCAACAAGCGGTGATGAATCGCGTCTGGAGTCGGTTGATTCTGGAAGAATTGTCGCGTCTGGGTGTGCGTGATGTGTGTGTTGCACCGGGATCCCGTTCGACACCGCTGACACTCGAAGCCGATGCGCATCGGGGCCTGCGGCTCCATCGTCATTTTGACGAAAGAGGGTTGGGCTATCTGGCACTGGGACTGGCAAAAGCCAGTCATCACCCGGTTGCCGTGATTGTGACATCGGGCACGGCTGTAGCGAATCTGCTCCCGTGTGTGGTTGAAGCTAATTTGACCGGTGAAAAACTGGTTTTGTTAACCGCAGACCGTCCGGTGGATCTGATTGACTGCGGTGCGAATCAGGCTATTGAACAGCCGGGAATTTTTGCCGCGCATGTGGTTCAGGCGGTCAACTTACCCAGTCCGACAACGGCCATCGCGCCCAATTGGCTGCTCACCACGCTTGATCAGGCACTTTCTGTGCAAGCGCGCCGCGGTGGTCCGGTGCACATCAATTGTCCGTTTCCCGAACCCTTGTATATACCGGAGCAAGATGAAGTTATCGACGATGCGGTTTATCTGGCTGGGGTTCTGCCGTGGTTGGCGACGCGAGAGCCTTATATTATCAAGCAAAGCGAACCACCGTTATCGCTGCAGTCTGAACCGTCACTGTACCGTCAGCGCGGTGTGGTGATTATCGGCTCTCTGACGCTGGTTGAGGCGGAGCAGGCGAAAGCGTTCGCGCAGCAGTTGGGCTGGCCGGTGTTCTGTGATCCTCAGTCCGGTGTATCAAGCGACTGGGCATATTTCGATATCTGGCTTCACCATTCATCTGCCCGGCAGATCTTGTCTGAATGTGACGTGATCATTCAGTTTGGGGGGCAGCTGGTTTCCAAACGGCTGAATCAATGGTTGCAACAGCACGTCATGCAACACGGGAGCCGTTATCTGTTGGTTTCTCCGGATGAGAAACGCAACAACCCGTCACATCTGCCACAACAGCAGATTGTGACTCAGATTGAGACTTGGGTTGATGCTCAAGTCGCGCAGGCTCAAACCGTCGGGTCATCAGCGGGATGGGCGGATGAATTACTGCCGTTGATTGGCCGAATCCCGGCTGTGATACAGCAAGTGGCAGAGAGCACGGCATTCATTTCAGAGTTGGATGTCGGTCAGTCGGTGGCAACGCTTGCCCCCGCAGCCGATTTATTCTTCGGTAACAGTTTGATGGTGCGCTTGGTGGATATGTTCGGCAAGGTGGCGCATCAGAACGTTTATTCTAATCGGGGCGCGTCGGGGATTGATGGGCTGGTGGCAACGGCTGCTGGTGTTCAGCGAGCGCGGCAGCAACCGATGTTGTTACTGCTTGGCGATACATCACTCTTGTATGACCTCAATTCGCTCGCCTTGCTGACCAATACGCCTCAGCCTTTTGTGATTGTGGTGACCAATAACGACGGTGGGGCGATTTTTGACTTACTGCCCGTCCCACAACGACAGAAAACTGACTTGTATCAGATGCCACATGGTTATGATTTTCAACATGCAGCCGCCCAATTTGGGTTGCACTATGCCAACCCTGATCGTGTGAGCACATTGACGGACTGTGTCGCGCAGCATTTCGAGCACGGCAAGCACGGCTTGATTGTCGAACTCACTGTCCCTGCCGGTCAGGCGGCACAACACATTCAGCAGGTCATCCAGCATGTCTGTACTTTATAG
- the menB gene encoding 1,4-dihydroxy-2-naphthoyl-CoA synthase encodes MTITVGISEEELYAPVNWTDCSGEYQDIHYHKSDDGIARITIARPQVRNAFRPQTVKEMMQALADARYDSGVGVIVLTGLGEDAFCSGGDQKIRGDYGGYRDDEGTHHLNVLDFQRQIRTCPKPVIAAVAGWAVGGGHVLHMMCDLTIAADNAKFGQTGPKVGSFDGGWGASYMSRIVGQKKAREIWFLCRFYDAQEAVDMGLVNTVVPLADLEKETVRWCREVLQHSPMALRCLKAALNADCDGQAGLQELAGNATMMFYMTEEGQEGRNAFNEKRRPDFHKFPRNP; translated from the coding sequence ATGACAATTACTGTAGGTATCAGTGAAGAAGAACTTTATGCACCGGTAAACTGGACCGATTGCAGCGGTGAGTATCAAGATATTCACTATCATAAATCGGATGATGGGATTGCGAGAATTACCATTGCCCGACCACAGGTTCGCAATGCTTTCCGCCCCCAGACGGTTAAAGAGATGATGCAGGCGCTGGCTGATGCCCGCTATGATTCCGGTGTGGGTGTCATTGTGCTGACCGGACTGGGAGAAGATGCGTTCTGTTCTGGTGGTGATCAGAAAATCCGTGGTGATTATGGCGGCTATCGCGATGACGAAGGCACACACCATCTCAATGTACTAGACTTTCAACGTCAAATCCGGACTTGTCCGAAGCCGGTGATCGCTGCCGTGGCGGGTTGGGCTGTTGGCGGGGGGCATGTGCTGCATATGATGTGTGATTTAACCATTGCGGCTGATAATGCCAAGTTCGGTCAGACCGGTCCGAAAGTCGGATCTTTTGACGGCGGTTGGGGTGCCTCTTACATGTCACGGATTGTCGGCCAGAAAAAAGCCCGCGAAATCTGGTTCTTGTGCCGCTTTTATGATGCGCAGGAAGCTGTGGATATGGGGCTGGTGAATACCGTTGTGCCATTGGCGGATCTGGAAAAAGAAACCGTACGCTGGTGTCGGGAAGTGTTACAACACAGTCCGATGGCGCTGCGCTGTTTGAAAGCCGCCCTGAATGCCGACTGTGATGGTCAGGCCGGGTTACAAGAGCTGGCAGGCAATGCGACGATGATGTTTTACATGACTGAAGAAGGTCAGGAAGGTCGCAATGCATTTAACGAAAAACGGCGTCCTGATTTTCACAAGTTCCCTCGTAACCCGTAA
- a CDS encoding ABC transporter permease produces the protein MKLYRTQWIGLSILTLLLVFVVIEKLWFKGDIARQQLALTFVEPNWQEILGTDHYGRSNAARLADAIMNSLLMAGLCVTTASLLGTISGVWAGWQKGWVDRIFSLLVNIVMALPGLVLVLLFGAIFPGSFFLLFMAISITMWADYFRVIRSQTQAVVLSDAFESSRLFGFGRWYLFYRHIWPEIRNDVYTLSCFGAGNAILSLAALGFLYVGLRPPHAELGMMMVELFRYYDQGFWVLLQPIVVVSLLIFSFHLLAQRGART, from the coding sequence ATGAAACTCTATCGGACACAATGGATCGGTCTGTCGATCCTGACCCTCTTGTTGGTGTTTGTTGTGATCGAAAAGCTCTGGTTTAAGGGCGATATTGCCCGTCAGCAGCTTGCACTGACCTTTGTTGAACCCAACTGGCAGGAAATTCTTGGCACGGATCATTATGGGCGCAGTAATGCCGCCCGCCTTGCCGATGCGATTATGAACTCGTTGCTGATGGCCGGATTATGTGTGACCACGGCGTCATTGCTCGGGACGATTTCCGGCGTCTGGGCCGGATGGCAGAAAGGTTGGGTCGATCGTATTTTTTCGCTGTTGGTGAATATTGTCATGGCACTGCCGGGATTGGTTCTGGTGTTGCTGTTCGGGGCGATTTTTCCGGGCTCATTTTTCTTACTGTTTATGGCTATCTCAATCACCATGTGGGCGGATTATTTCCGGGTGATTCGTAGCCAGACACAAGCGGTTGTGTTGTCGGATGCATTTGAGTCCTCGCGTCTGTTCGGATTCGGTCGCTGGTATCTGTTTTATCGTCACATCTGGCCTGAAATCCGCAATGACGTCTATACCTTGTCCTGTTTTGGGGCAGGCAATGCCATTCTATCGTTGGCTGCGCTTGGCTTTTTGTATGTCGGGTTGCGTCCGCCACACGCAGAATTAGGCATGATGATGGTAGAACTGTTTCGTTACTATGATCAGGGGTTTTGGGTGCTGCTTCAGCCAATTGTGGTTGTTTCGCTGCTGATTTTCTCTTTCCACTTACTTGCACAGCGAGGTGCCCGGACATGA